In Halorientalis sp. LT38, a genomic segment contains:
- a CDS encoding ABC transporter permease, producing the protein MTAPGRIRAAFVAAWLSFLRRRTAVFFTFFFPVIIVLIFGALVQTQPTGGGLFTEPAAYYVPGYLAVVVLFTPLSRVGSEVARHREGGQFEKLATTPLSRWEWLLAQTLVNVAIIGLAGLLLLGLVVLVTGAEIAFSPLLIPFVALGVALFCGVGALIGSLASSQDGVIAASNGIALPLLFLSETFVPPSLLPEWFRPAILLSPLTYFSRGVRAATYGPGIEPLAGLPTAPLPYLGILAALTVVFFAIGAAALPRTD; encoded by the coding sequence ATGACGGCGCCGGGTCGGATCCGTGCGGCGTTCGTCGCCGCCTGGCTCTCCTTCCTCCGGCGGCGGACGGCCGTCTTCTTCACCTTCTTCTTCCCGGTGATCATCGTCCTGATCTTCGGGGCGCTGGTCCAGACCCAGCCGACGGGCGGCGGGCTTTTCACCGAGCCGGCGGCCTACTACGTCCCGGGCTATCTGGCCGTCGTCGTGCTGTTCACACCACTTTCACGGGTCGGGAGCGAGGTCGCGCGCCACCGCGAGGGCGGCCAGTTCGAGAAACTGGCGACGACGCCGCTTTCCCGCTGGGAGTGGCTGCTGGCCCAGACGCTCGTCAACGTCGCCATCATCGGCCTGGCCGGGTTGCTCCTGCTCGGCCTCGTCGTCCTCGTGACCGGGGCCGAGATCGCGTTCTCCCCGCTGCTGATCCCCTTCGTCGCGCTCGGTGTGGCGCTGTTCTGCGGGGTCGGTGCACTCATCGGCAGCCTCGCGAGCTCCCAGGACGGCGTCATCGCGGCGAGCAACGGGATCGCCCTGCCCCTGCTCTTCCTCTCGGAGACGTTCGTTCCCCCGTCGCTGCTGCCCGAGTGGTTCCGGCCCGCCATCCTGCTGTCGCCACTGACGTACTTCTCGCGGGGCGTCCGCGCGGCGACCTACGGCCCGGGGATCGAACCGCTCGCCGGGCTACCGACCGCACCGCTGCCGTACCTCGGGATTCTGGCGGCGCTGACCGTGGTGTTCTTCGCTATCGGTGCAGCGGCGCTCCCGCGGACGGACTGA
- a CDS encoding DUF420 domain-containing protein, with amino-acid sequence MAVAGDLRRRAKDRPRTVTAVLSIVGYALVLGTFAGLVPIYPDLGRDTVLLLAHAIAVVNTTALLTLLAGWRFIRRDEVRKHRAAMLTAFSLILVFLVLYLTKVGGGYERTLIIRESHFLGAYAGIVKPVYLVMLAIHILLSVLAVPVVIHAVVLGLTHSPRELRSTVHARVGRIAAASWSLSLFLGVVTYVMLNLLYDGVPREEAGVLLLLAVPALRSGTDADENED; translated from the coding sequence ATGGCAGTCGCTGGGGACCTCAGGCGGCGCGCGAAGGACCGGCCGCGAACGGTGACGGCGGTGCTATCGATCGTCGGCTACGCGCTCGTGCTCGGCACGTTCGCCGGCCTCGTCCCGATCTATCCGGACCTGGGACGGGACACCGTCCTGCTGCTGGCCCACGCCATCGCCGTCGTCAACACCACGGCACTGCTCACCTTGCTCGCCGGTTGGCGGTTCATCCGGCGCGACGAGGTGCGCAAACACCGCGCGGCGATGCTGACCGCCTTCTCCCTGATCCTCGTCTTCCTCGTCCTCTACCTGACGAAGGTCGGTGGCGGGTACGAACGCACGCTGATCATCCGCGAGTCGCACTTCCTGGGCGCCTACGCCGGGATCGTGAAACCGGTCTACCTCGTCATGCTCGCGATCCACATCCTGCTTTCCGTGCTCGCGGTGCCGGTCGTGATCCACGCCGTCGTGCTCGGCCTGACCCACAGTCCGCGGGAACTCCGGAGCACGGTTCACGCCCGCGTCGGCCGCATCGCCGCCGCGTCCTGGTCGCTCTCGCTCTTCCTCGGCGTCGTGACCTACGTCATGTTGAACTTGCTCTACGACGGCGTCCCGCGTGAGGAGGCCGGCGTTCTGCTTCTGCTGGCGGTGCCAGCGCTGCGGTCGGGGACGGACGCGGACGAGAACGAGGACTGA